A single region of the Candidatus Manganitrophaceae bacterium genome encodes:
- a CDS encoding MerR family transcriptional regulator, translated as MELPIPHRFGPKEICRRLNLSHRQLDYWVLIGVVRPILEPHGKKVFKKFTDQDFYFLREVKALTDEGFIVSKAAEKVRENWSRRMESHGKEGTAE; from the coding sequence ATGGAACTACCGATACCGCACCGGTTTGGGCCCAAGGAAATATGCAGACGACTGAACCTCTCACATCGACAGTTGGATTACTGGGTTTTGATTGGGGTGGTCAGGCCCATTTTGGAGCCGCACGGGAAAAAAGTTTTTAAGAAATTTACCGATCAGGATTTTTATTTTCTGAGAGAGGTGAAAGCATTAACGGATGAAGGCTTTATCGTGAGCAAGGCCGCCGAAAAGGTTCGAGAGAATTGGTCTAGACGAATGGAGTCTCATGGCAAAGAAGGGACGGCCGAGTAA
- a CDS encoding purine-binding chemotaxis protein CheW — protein sequence MSDAPPASDASEGALSPTEDGNLPSSSIKDQSDDTPEEPFLEDPEEVELLTFNLAEEEYAVDIKLVQEISKMAEMTMLPRTPAYIKGIITLRGNVIPVFDIRSKLGLPAFVKGPKSRFIICTTEKGRAAMLVDQVNDVARLLRYRLEPPPAGVAASSSGFIRNIARHGDRLLILLETEKVLELDRVDEE from the coding sequence GTGTCAGACGCCCCTCCGGCTTCCGACGCTTCGGAAGGGGCGTTGTCACCGACGGAAGACGGGAACCTTCCATCGTCTTCCATTAAAGATCAATCGGACGATACCCCCGAGGAGCCCTTTTTGGAAGATCCGGAAGAGGTTGAACTCCTCACCTTCAATCTTGCAGAAGAAGAATATGCAGTCGACATCAAGCTGGTTCAGGAAATTTCAAAAATGGCCGAAATGACCATGCTCCCACGGACCCCTGCTTATATTAAAGGCATTATTACCCTGAGAGGAAATGTGATTCCCGTTTTTGACATCCGTTCTAAGCTGGGTCTGCCTGCCTTTGTGAAAGGACCGAAGAGCCGGTTCATCATCTGCACAACGGAAAAGGGAAGGGCGGCCATGCTGGTCGACCAGGTAAATGATGTGGCTCGGCTGTTGAGGTATCGTCTGGAGCCGCCTCCCGCCGGCGTCGCCGCCAGTAGCAGCGGGTTCATCCGAAATATTGCCAGACATGGGGATCGCCTCCTCATTCTTCTAGAGACTGAAAAAGTATTGGAACTCGATCGTGTCGATGAGGAGTGA
- a CDS encoding HAMP domain-containing protein, producing the protein MQEAEKISVKLGLKFKFMLVISLLLMMIGCIIGLTLFVGLQRSFESQLQKRGLALASSVASNGSAAISTEDKALLKQMTLGIVDGSETVYLVLINNDGKVIFSSEESESDPIHTDPLTTQAVKTAEPTVYRYRNHSGNYLDVVAPVILNPMRSEGGKRVGSVRLGLSLKNIEAESGRLLTIILPVIALLVGIGIVISLFFAQIIIGPLEQMSAIAVQIAEGNFQQSIEIKTNDEVGILAAALSKMSVGLKGMIKKIQDASQQVATVSDKIMLNAKRINEGANHQAKAAEKTSSSIEEMNASVKSISENIDGLSASAEATSSSLIQMSTAISQVATSTVTLSGSVEDTASSLLQMSGSIKQVVEHVDALSMNAEATTASINEVNASIREVEKNAKESALMTEKVSQDAAELGMGAIEKTIEGMEKIKRTVEKSENVIKKLDERTEHIGKILTVIDEVTRQTNLLALNAAILAAQAGEQGKGFAVVADEIKNLADRTASSTKEIAQLIVDVQTEAKDAVVSINEGALSVEEGVRLSVNARESLNKILETSKQSSSMSRQIEKATYEQVQAINQVSQAMEKMNVMVQQINRAMQEQMEGIEHITEASEKMRVITRQVKSSTEEQANGSKQISDAVEDVTLRIQQIGRGMSEHKKGSEVIVKSILEIHQITQVSMQMALQMRDAVEGLITQANGLKDEIDRFKV; encoded by the coding sequence ATGCAAGAGGCAGAAAAAATAAGTGTAAAACTGGGATTAAAGTTTAAGTTCATGCTCGTCATCAGTTTATTGCTCATGATGATCGGCTGCATCATCGGATTAACCCTGTTCGTCGGATTACAAAGATCTTTTGAGAGTCAACTGCAGAAGCGCGGTTTGGCATTGGCGAGCAGCGTAGCAAGCAATGGAAGTGCAGCGATTTCGACAGAAGACAAAGCCCTCCTAAAGCAGATGACCCTCGGCATCGTCGACGGATCGGAAACGGTCTATCTTGTTCTCATTAACAATGACGGTAAAGTCATTTTTAGTTCAGAGGAAAGTGAATCCGACCCAATTCACACCGACCCGCTCACGACTCAAGCCGTTAAGACGGCCGAGCCCACGGTCTATCGGTATCGGAATCATTCCGGAAACTATCTCGATGTCGTCGCACCGGTCATCTTAAATCCGATGAGATCGGAGGGGGGGAAACGGGTGGGATCGGTCCGACTCGGGCTTTCCTTGAAGAATATCGAAGCCGAATCGGGGCGTCTTCTGACGATTATCCTCCCGGTGATCGCATTGCTCGTCGGCATCGGCATCGTCATTTCTCTGTTTTTTGCCCAGATTATTATCGGTCCGCTAGAGCAGATGAGTGCGATTGCTGTTCAAATTGCAGAAGGGAACTTTCAGCAATCGATCGAGATCAAAACGAACGATGAAGTCGGTATTCTGGCAGCGGCCTTGTCCAAAATGTCGGTCGGTCTGAAAGGAATGATCAAGAAAATTCAGGATGCCTCTCAACAGGTGGCGACCGTCTCCGACAAAATCATGCTGAATGCAAAAAGGATCAATGAAGGAGCCAACCACCAGGCCAAGGCGGCGGAGAAGACCTCCTCATCTATTGAAGAGATGAACGCCTCCGTCAAAAGCATCTCTGAGAATATCGACGGACTGTCCGCCTCTGCGGAGGCGACCTCTTCGTCATTAATCCAGATGAGTACCGCGATCAGTCAGGTTGCCACCAGCACGGTGACCCTATCGGGCTCCGTAGAGGACACCGCTTCGTCTCTTCTTCAAATGTCGGGATCGATCAAGCAGGTCGTCGAACACGTTGATGCGTTGTCGATGAATGCCGAGGCCACGACCGCTTCCATTAATGAGGTCAACGCCTCGATTCGCGAGGTGGAGAAGAATGCAAAAGAGTCTGCCCTGATGACAGAGAAGGTGAGCCAAGATGCCGCCGAACTTGGGATGGGCGCGATTGAGAAGACCATCGAGGGGATGGAGAAGATTAAAAGAACGGTGGAAAAATCTGAGAACGTCATCAAAAAACTGGATGAAAGAACAGAGCACATCGGGAAAATCCTGACCGTTATTGATGAGGTGACGCGACAGACGAACCTTCTTGCATTAAATGCGGCTATTTTAGCCGCTCAGGCCGGTGAGCAAGGGAAAGGATTTGCAGTCGTTGCAGATGAAATCAAAAATTTGGCCGACCGGACCGCCTCGTCGACAAAAGAGATTGCGCAACTGATCGTCGATGTACAGACGGAGGCGAAAGATGCGGTTGTTTCAATCAACGAAGGGGCCCTGAGTGTAGAGGAGGGGGTCCGCCTTTCGGTCAATGCGCGCGAATCGCTGAACAAAATTCTCGAGACGTCGAAACAGTCGTCATCGATGTCCCGACAGATTGAAAAAGCCACGTATGAGCAGGTTCAAGCAATTAATCAGGTCAGCCAAGCGATGGAAAAGATGAATGTCATGGTTCAACAAATTAACCGGGCCATGCAGGAACAGATGGAGGGGATCGAACATATTACCGAGGCATCCGAGAAGATGCGGGTCATCACCCGACAGGTAAAAAGCTCGACGGAAGAGCAAGCCAATGGAAGCAAGCAGATCAGTGATGCGGTTGAGGATGTCACCCTCCGAATCCAGCAGATCGGCCGTGGCATGAGCGAGCACAAAAAAGGGAGCGAAGTCATTGTCAAATCGATCCTGGAGATTCACCAGATCACGCAGGTCAGCATGCAGATGGCGCTCCAAATGAGAGATGCCGTCGAGGGCCTGATTACTCAGGCCAACGGGCTCAAAGATGAGATTGATCGGTTTAAGGTGTAA
- a CDS encoding chemotaxis protein CheW, protein MSSFKGIENKNEPSATQRRIVHFFVAGEEYGVPIESVKEIIYAKSIRPLPGAANGIEGIIDLRGRVVPVIDLRKKLKASSAAESAQHILILDVRRQKIGLLVDRVVQVMVIGEEIQSVEAILDKNAPYIKGVYRMNTQLIVLLGLEQLWTEMELSQIESALSRG, encoded by the coding sequence ATGAGTTCCTTTAAAGGGATCGAAAATAAAAATGAGCCGTCCGCCACCCAGAGAAGAATCGTCCATTTTTTTGTCGCCGGAGAGGAATATGGGGTGCCGATCGAATCGGTTAAAGAGATCATTTATGCAAAATCGATTCGGCCTTTGCCGGGCGCCGCAAATGGGATAGAAGGAATCATCGATTTGAGAGGTCGGGTCGTTCCTGTAATCGATTTGCGAAAAAAACTGAAGGCTTCTTCCGCCGCCGAATCGGCGCAACATATCTTAATCCTGGATGTGCGTCGGCAAAAGATCGGGTTGCTTGTCGACCGGGTGGTCCAGGTGATGGTGATCGGCGAAGAGATCCAAAGCGTTGAAGCCATTTTGGATAAAAATGCTCCCTACATCAAGGGGGTTTATCGGATGAATACCCAGCTGATTGTATTGCTCGGTCTCGAACAGCTCTGGACGGAAATGGAACTATCTCAGATCGAATCGGCCCTCAGCCGGGGCTGA
- a CDS encoding methyl-accepting chemotaxis protein, whose product MKQLRVYFANHLQAKILAIILTFLLCGFGFLYYLLSERIEKYAISQSHDKSEMLASSIHRTLDRSMVNFRADIARHIIQDLKDIPGMVRIQIIRGKTGNGTQEAFQDFTTLEDVKTRVPGGLRPEWIGNHPNKEHNLADGVTTTEFRTAFREYQQDPTRPDTYYFEKIGDQNVMTYLKALPNFDRCFLCHNSDHKLRGVLMISTSIDGTYQDIREQKRNLFIISMATLLTTGFLLKFSMGRLAMKPLIKVSERIQDIAGGEGDLSKRLEVKSSDEIGKLAGGFNLFAEKLANLISQILGAARKVSSTSSGVLQGSREIMQGAEIQINATEATSVSIEQMNSSIRNVAETSESLAGISKESAEAIQQMSVAMDEIAKNMTVLNLSVEETSSSILWMSSSVKKIDENVETLLGEAETTSSAMIQMDQSLKEMRDSIHQTVDLSNQVSVNADTGKRTVEMTMEGMARIKEYSMEVFEVIRNLQKQTENIGRFLSVIDEVAEQTNLLALNAAIIAAQAGEHGKGFGVVANEIKELSDRTASSTHEIHEIIKALQSEGKVAVQAIEVGTTRVEEGVQFSKSAHEALGKIVESISHSTHRVNFVANTMEEQSKAVKRVTTSMERVNQMVHQIARATNEQSKGSEKIIEVTHKMKSITQGLQSVLLSHSKGMKKVRETVEEVSRLAQEIANSTFDQKGQSEEIMHAVDQIKKVTHENVDTVGKVGFAVEELMQQAQQLEAEISRFKL is encoded by the coding sequence ATGAAACAGTTGAGAGTCTATTTCGCGAATCACCTGCAGGCAAAGATCCTGGCGATCATCTTGACCTTTTTGCTGTGTGGATTTGGATTTCTCTATTATCTTCTCTCGGAGCGAATCGAGAAATATGCGATCTCACAATCGCACGATAAATCCGAAATGCTCGCATCGTCGATTCATCGAACGCTGGACCGAAGCATGGTCAACTTCAGAGCCGATATCGCAAGACACATCATCCAAGACTTAAAAGATATTCCAGGCATGGTCCGAATTCAAATCATACGGGGAAAAACCGGAAATGGCACCCAGGAAGCCTTTCAAGATTTCACGACATTGGAGGATGTGAAGACAAGGGTTCCGGGAGGTCTTCGTCCGGAATGGATCGGCAATCACCCGAATAAAGAGCATAATTTGGCGGACGGCGTGACCACGACCGAATTCCGGACCGCGTTCCGCGAGTATCAGCAGGATCCGACGCGCCCCGACACCTATTACTTCGAGAAAATCGGCGACCAAAATGTGATGACCTACTTAAAGGCCCTTCCCAATTTTGACCGTTGTTTTCTTTGCCATAACTCGGACCATAAGCTTCGCGGCGTTTTGATGATTTCCACCTCAATCGATGGAACCTATCAAGACATCCGGGAGCAAAAGAGGAATCTCTTCATCATTTCGATGGCCACCCTCTTAACCACCGGATTCTTGCTGAAGTTCTCGATGGGGCGGCTCGCGATGAAGCCGCTGATTAAGGTGTCGGAGCGAATTCAAGATATTGCAGGGGGTGAGGGGGATCTTTCGAAAAGATTGGAGGTGAAAAGCAGTGATGAAATTGGAAAGCTCGCGGGCGGGTTCAACCTGTTTGCTGAAAAGCTCGCAAACCTGATCTCCCAGATCTTGGGAGCGGCGCGAAAGGTCTCATCCACCTCCAGCGGCGTTTTACAAGGAAGCCGAGAAATCATGCAAGGGGCGGAGATTCAAATCAATGCCACGGAGGCCACCTCCGTCTCGATTGAGCAGATGAACAGCAGCATTCGCAACGTCGCGGAAACAAGCGAGAGCTTGGCGGGCATCTCCAAAGAGAGTGCCGAAGCGATCCAACAGATGAGCGTTGCGATGGATGAAATTGCAAAGAATATGACGGTCCTTAATTTGTCGGTGGAAGAGACCTCCTCTTCAATTCTATGGATGTCCTCTTCCGTAAAAAAGATCGACGAGAATGTGGAGACGCTGCTGGGAGAAGCCGAGACGACCTCCTCGGCGATGATCCAGATGGACCAGTCGCTCAAGGAGATGCGGGACAGTATTCATCAAACAGTCGACCTCTCGAATCAAGTGAGCGTGAATGCCGACACCGGAAAGAGAACCGTTGAGATGACGATGGAGGGGATGGCACGAATTAAGGAATACTCCATGGAAGTATTTGAAGTCATCCGCAATCTCCAGAAACAAACTGAGAACATCGGTCGGTTCCTCAGCGTCATCGATGAGGTTGCGGAGCAGACCAACCTTTTGGCATTGAATGCGGCGATTATCGCGGCGCAGGCGGGAGAGCATGGAAAGGGATTCGGCGTGGTCGCAAACGAGATCAAGGAACTCTCCGACCGGACCGCCTCTTCCACGCATGAGATCCATGAAATTATCAAAGCGCTGCAATCCGAAGGGAAAGTGGCCGTTCAGGCGATCGAGGTCGGAACGACTCGCGTCGAAGAAGGGGTTCAGTTTTCGAAATCGGCCCATGAAGCCCTCGGCAAGATTGTCGAGAGCATCAGCCATTCCACGCATCGGGTGAATTTCGTGGCCAATACGATGGAAGAGCAATCGAAGGCTGTCAAGCGGGTAACCACCTCGATGGAACGGGTCAACCAGATGGTGCATCAAATTGCGAGAGCGACCAATGAGCAGAGCAAGGGATCTGAAAAAATCATTGAAGTCACCCATAAGATGAAATCGATCACGCAAGGATTGCAATCGGTCTTATTGAGTCATTCGAAAGGGATGAAAAAAGTCCGAGAAACGGTGGAGGAGGTCTCTCGCCTGGCCCAGGAGATTGCCAATTCGACCTTTGATCAGAAAGGGCAAAGCGAAGAGATTATGCATGCGGTCGATCAGATTAAAAAGGTGACGCACGAAAATGTCGACACGGTCGGCAAGGTTGGTTTTGCGGTCGAAGAGTTGATGCAGCAGGCCCAACAGTTGGAAGCGGAGATTTCAAGGTTTAAGCTCTAG
- a CDS encoding response regulator → MTILCPKCQLKLTIDMKHLDDDTALVCIGCRSILKARLEIDILAEPKEALPTRKSPPSVERSGSLAERSIPPAAERSIPPPALERSLPPERLSREETSQNGVVSSTGDPRKVVVAIDGEGTKELVREILASASFNMIEANSGKEILSLLNRHHPAVALIDIGLPDGLGSDFCNLIKKDSRLKGTIVILLASIYDKNNKYRREPSSLFGADDYIERHNVEKDLLVQIKKHLNRMGGRPILATAEPLEMEPTADPLMEKETSFTPSKPAIEDRESTFDLEQTSDSVTEESFSPPPVEAPPPVKEPKEVEDARRLARIIVSDIVLYNKKKVEEGLRSDRFFELLKEEIEEGRKHYHSRVAEELERRDDFYKEAFDDFILKKKGAPS, encoded by the coding sequence ATGACTATACTTTGTCCGAAGTGTCAATTAAAGCTGACCATTGATATGAAGCATCTCGACGATGATACGGCGCTCGTCTGCATCGGGTGTCGCTCCATATTAAAGGCGAGATTGGAGATCGATATCCTGGCAGAGCCCAAGGAAGCCTTGCCGACTAGGAAATCGCCCCCTTCGGTGGAACGGTCCGGTTCTTTGGCGGAGCGGTCCATCCCTCCCGCCGCCGAGAGATCCATTCCTCCTCCTGCTCTGGAGAGATCCCTTCCCCCGGAGAGGTTGTCCAGAGAGGAGACCTCTCAAAACGGGGTCGTTTCTTCAACGGGTGATCCCCGAAAAGTGGTCGTGGCGATTGATGGCGAAGGGACCAAAGAGTTGGTCCGTGAGATTCTCGCCAGCGCGTCCTTCAATATGATCGAAGCGAATTCAGGAAAGGAGATCCTCTCGTTATTGAATCGTCATCATCCTGCAGTGGCCCTGATCGATATCGGCCTTCCGGATGGTCTTGGAAGCGACTTTTGTAATTTGATCAAGAAAGATTCGCGGTTGAAGGGAACGATCGTAATTCTGCTGGCGTCTATCTATGACAAGAACAATAAATATCGTCGGGAACCGAGCTCTCTTTTCGGGGCGGATGATTATATCGAGCGGCACAATGTTGAGAAGGACCTTCTGGTCCAAATTAAAAAACATCTGAATCGGATGGGTGGCCGGCCGATCTTGGCGACCGCTGAGCCGCTCGAAATGGAGCCGACCGCCGATCCTCTCATGGAGAAAGAGACTTCCTTTACCCCTTCTAAACCGGCCATTGAAGATCGGGAAAGTACATTTGATTTAGAGCAAACATCCGATTCGGTGACGGAAGAGAGCTTTTCCCCTCCCCCGGTAGAGGCGCCTCCGCCGGTGAAGGAACCCAAAGAGGTTGAGGATGCCCGACGGCTGGCACGCATTATCGTTTCGGACATCGTGTTGTACAACAAAAAGAAGGTCGAGGAGGGACTCCGGTCCGATCGATTTTTTGAATTACTCAAAGAAGAGATTGAGGAAGGGAGGAAACACTATCACTCCCGGGTTGCGGAGGAACTAGAGAGAAGAGACGATTTTTATAAAGAAGCTTTTGATGATTTTATTCTGAAGAAGAAGGGAGCGCCTTCCTGA